The uncultured Dysgonomonas sp. genome contains the following window.
AATCCCAGTCTCTTTGCCTGATAGGGTTCACTGTCAATGTAGCCTCTATACCTTTGTTATTAATCTTTCCTGCATTAATCAGCTTGTAACTATATCCGAAAGCATCGGAAGTAGGTAGTGAAATAATCTGATTGCGGCTGTTGTTATTATAATAGGTAACATCGAGTCCTAATAAGTTATTGAACAGTTGTAATTGTAAGCCGGCTTCCCACGAAGATGTTATTTCCGGCTTCAGTTCCGGATTGTTCAACTTTTCAGGGAGGCTATAAACGATATTTCCATCGAATGAATTGAGGGCTTCATAAGTCTTATACAATTGATAAGGGTCTGTATCATTACCCACCTGAGCCCAACCTAAACGTACCTTAGCAAATGACAACCATTTTTGCTCTTTCAACGCCGGCAGTTCGGTCAGAATAAAAGACGATGTGAGAGATGGATAAAGGAATGAGTTATCATCTTCGGGCAATGTTGACGACCAGTCGTTACGTAATGTACCATCTAAATACAACATGCTTTTCCATCCATAAGAGAAACTACCATAGATAGACGATATGGCTTTTTTATAGAGTCCGGTTGATGGGTTCACAATAATAGAAGCAGCATTATTCAGACTATAATATTCAGGAATAGCAAGTCCTCCGGACGTTTGAATATCGCTTACTCGCCTGTTGCGTCTCATATAGTTTGCACCAACATTTGCCACCAGTGAGTGATCTCCCCAGCGGTTGTTGGTCGTAGCCAGAAATTCATAGTTAAATTCATCAAACTTTTGTGAATATTCCTGATACTGAGACTGTGAGCGGGAATAATAAGCAATCCTATCCTGAGAATTATATTGATAGACATCCCCGTTGACCCTTCCTGTCAGGCTAAGCCATGTAGTAGGGGTTACCGTCAGTCCTACATTTCCATAAAAACGATCCCTGTTTTCTTTCAGGTAACTTTCATATGCCGACCAGTACGGGTTATCTATATATTTTGTTTTTTCTCCGGCAGCAGTATTATCCCAGCTTGTCCTGTTCCACGCACGAGGAGTCCCGTCGGCTCTTTTATATTCTTTCAACTTTTGATAGTCGACCTGTACTTGCCCCCATTGGTAGGCCTCGAGCATGATGTTACGGTTCGAGGCTCCCGTCCATGGACGGCCTGTCGATTTATTGTTTATATAATTTACGTTTCCAAAGAATGATACAAGAGAGCCTTTGGTACTACCCGATATATTTATAGAGTTACGTCCTAAAGACGAATTCGGAATAGTTCCTTTTACATTCTTGTTCGTAACCGATACACGAAAAGTACCCGCTGCCGTATTCTTTGACAGGGCAATATTATTTGTGTTCGATACCCCTGTACGGAAATAGTCCTCCACATCGTGCTTCGGATAAACCCATGGTTGCGGATTCAAATAGTCAGCTGTATATTCAGGATCGAGGTTGTACCAGTGTAATACAGGTGTTCCGTCCAGTTTTGGACCCCAGCTTTCATCAGCCGCATAATCCACTATATTATATTCCTTTCCGTCGATAGTCGCCTTTTGGAAAGTGGTGCTGTATCCCCCGCCATATAACTTTTGGCGTTCTGGGAGTCTGACTACTTTTTCGAACTCAATACCGGTATTCACCTGTATATCTATGCGATCATCGCTTCTATCTCCTTTTTTCGTAGTGATGAGAATTACTCCGTTAGCCGCACGTGTGCCATAAAGGGCTGCTGCCGACGGGCCTTTCAGTACGCTAATATCCGCGATGTCGTCAGGGTTGATATCCTGAATTGTACTACCCACATCTTTTCCTGCACTACCATTTATAGTAGCAGATGTATTCATATCTGTGTTATCCAAAGGAACTCCATCTATTATGTATAATGGCTGGTTGTTTCCCGTAATAGAGTTTATACCCCGCAAAGTTACCCTGGACGATCCACCCATATTCCCTCCGCTGGAAATAACCTGTAATCCGGCTATCTTACCCGACAATGCACTTAAAGCATTGGTCGGTCTTGTTTCCAATGCCTGACCGGATACTCCCTGAACAGCATAACCGAGTGCTTTCTTTTCACGGGGAATGTTTAGTGATGTGATAACTACTTCGTCGAGTTCCGTAGCCTGTTCTTTCAGTACTACATTTATAGATGCATTTGTCAATACTTTTGCTTCATGTGTCTCGAAACCTAAAAAGGAGAAGACTATAGTTTCATTTCTCTGTGCGGAAATGGAATAATAACCATCTTCGTTGGTCAGTGTACCAGTCCTAAGATTACCTTTAATCTGAACAGTAACCCCCGGGAGCTCCAAGCCTGTAGCATCGGTTACACGTCCTTTGATGACAAACTCTTCATTTATCTGTGCAGAAAGTAGTATTGTAAAGACATTTAACAATAGTAATAATTTTATTTTTCTCAATTCTAACATAGTTTTTGTAGTTTACTCAAACATTTTTATAGATGTAATAAATATCTCACCGTTAAAAACAGATAATATTTATCACAAAAGTATAACGACTATATTGTCTGTGAAATCCCTTTTATGTGGTATTTATATACCTAAAACATGGTATTGCAGCGTTCGTTTGTCTATTTTGGACCCCCAAAGGGGGTCCTTTCCTAAATATTTATTTCTTTTAATCAATCGTTAAACATCGAATTCTCAATTCAACATATCAAAGGAAGAGAGGCCGGAAGGTATGATTATAGGCTTCGCATTATAGATAAAATTTTCTAAATTCGCTTACATATTTTGTTCTTCATCTTCATTATACTTACATTTGCAACCACAGAACCAATTGATTTATGACATTAAGTAGCTCACAGCCTAAAATCCGTTTCGGAGTGATAGGCACTAATTTCATTGTAGACAAAGTCCTGGAAGGTGCGAGTTTTGATTCCCGCTTCGAATTGACAGCGATATACTCCCGCACACAGGAAAAAGCCGATGAATTTGCGCGTAAGCACAATGTTCCACACACATTTACCTCATTGGAAGCAATGGCTGCAAGCGGGCTAATCGATGCCGTATATATTGCCTCTCCCAACTCATTGCATGCTTCGCAGAGCATTTTGTTTATGCAGCACGGAAAGCATGTTTTGTGTGAAAAACCTTTTGCGTCCAATACTAAAGAAGTGAAAGGAATGATAGCTGCATCGCGAAAGAATAATGTTACATTGATGGAGGCTATGAAACCCAGCCTTACTCCCAATTTTAAAGCACTGAAAAATCATATCAGCGAGATAGGGACTATCAGAAGGTATTTTTCCTGTTATTGCCAGTATTCATCACGTTACGATAAACTAAAAGAAGGAGTTGTGCTGAATGCTTTCGATCCTACACTTTCAAATGGTGCCGTAATGGATCTGGGAGTATACACTATATTTCCGATGGTAGCCTTATTTGGCCGTCCTCTGAAAATAAGTGCCACCGGGCTGAAACTATCTACAGGAGCAGACGGACAAGGTGCTGTGAATCTCGAATATGAGGGGATGAATGCTACCGTACTTTATTCCAAAATTGCCGATTCGGCCTTACCGACAGAGATACAGGGTGAAGATGGAACAATAACGGCGGATAGGATAAATATTATAGGCAAAGTCTCACTTAAAAACAGAAACGGAGAAGAAAAGATAATAAGTTCTACGGATGTAATACATGAATATTATTACGAAGTGGCCGAATTCATTAATTTGATCCAGGAAGGAAAACGCGAGTCGGAAATTAATAGCCATGAAAACTCACTTATAACCATAGAAATAGTAGATGAAATAAGAAAACAGCTAGGAGTTAAATATCCTGCTGATGACAAATGAGTATACATTTGTGCCAAATATCTGGCATTTGTTTTTGTAAAAGTCAGATTAGTATGATTTTAATTTTTTTAGAAAACTTTTTTTAACAATAATAAATTATTATTCACTCAAAATATTCATAGCTTTATTCCGCATTTAATAAGTAAGATTTCATGGACTGTTGAATTTGCCCATGCAGGGAATTGAACTTACTGTGAACAAGAGCCTTAAGAAGAATAAAACCATGTTATACTTTGATTATTATTGCATCAAGAGATTAGTGTGTAAATTTTATTGCGAAAATAAAATCTAAATTTTAAACAATATTAAACGAAACAATTTATTTATTAACTTAATCCATGAACGAACAGACATCTTACTCACGCGCCCAGACGTTTTGGCTGGTAGTACTACGGCTACTAATCGGATGGCATTTCTTATACGAGGGAATCGTAAAAATTCTAAATTCGGGCTGGTCAGCCTATCCTTACCTGATGGACTCTCAGGGATTTTTTGCCGAATACTTTCATAATTTAGCCGCAGACCCGGGATTTTTAGCGGTATCCAACTATATTAATATATATGGATTAACACTAATCGGATTAGGACTAATATTAGGATGTTTCTCACGCGCTGCTTCTATCGGAGGTATCGTATTTCTTGCACTATACTATCTTTCACACCCACCTTTTATCGGAGCCACTTATATGATGCCTACCGAGGGCTCTTATCTTTGGATAGATAAAAATATGATTGAAATAGGAGCATTGATGGTGCTGTTCTATTTTCCTACCTCCCAAATTATTGGTTTGGACCGATACATCAATAAATTATTTAAACGCAAATAAAGCTAACATACTATAAAATTATGACACCCGAAGACAGAATTGTCCCTGAGGATAACGATAAGAAGAACGATAAAAAAGCATCCGATAATAATCCGTTACCGGAATCCCAAGGTAGGCGTAATGCCCTCAAAGCACTGGCAACGACTCCTGTTTTAGGAGCTTTGGCATATGGTGTATACAAAAAACAAAAATATACCAAGACCCTCAATGATGTAAGTGATGTATTTAAGCTAAGTAGTGAAACGGCGTCGATACCCGATTTGAAACCTAACGGAGAGCAAATCCGTATAGGCGTGATCGGCTACGGAGGAAGAGGAAAATACTTACTTCGTGCTGCCGGATTTGCCACACCCCAGCATCTGCAAGGGTGGATAGATGATGCCAAGAAAAATAAAAAAGATACCCGATATAAAGATTTTAAAGAACAGGAAGACCTGAATATTGTATTTGCCGGAATATG
Protein-coding sequences here:
- a CDS encoding SusC/RagA family TonB-linked outer membrane protein — protein: MLELRKIKLLLLLNVFTILLSAQINEEFVIKGRVTDATGLELPGVTVQIKGNLRTGTLTNEDGYYSISAQRNETIVFSFLGFETHEAKVLTNASINVVLKEQATELDEVVITSLNIPREKKALGYAVQGVSGQALETRPTNALSALSGKIAGLQVISSGGNMGGSSRVTLRGINSITGNNQPLYIIDGVPLDNTDMNTSATINGSAGKDVGSTIQDINPDDIADISVLKGPSAAALYGTRAANGVILITTKKGDRSDDRIDIQVNTGIEFEKVVRLPERQKLYGGGYSTTFQKATIDGKEYNIVDYAADESWGPKLDGTPVLHWYNLDPEYTADYLNPQPWVYPKHDVEDYFRTGVSNTNNIALSKNTAAGTFRVSVTNKNVKGTIPNSSLGRNSINISGSTKGSLVSFFGNVNYINNKSTGRPWTGASNRNIMLEAYQWGQVQVDYQKLKEYKRADGTPRAWNRTSWDNTAAGEKTKYIDNPYWSAYESYLKENRDRFYGNVGLTVTPTTWLSLTGRVNGDVYQYNSQDRIAYYSRSQSQYQEYSQKFDEFNYEFLATTNNRWGDHSLVANVGANYMRRNRRVSDIQTSGGLAIPEYYSLNNAASIIVNPSTGLYKKAISSIYGSFSYGWKSMLYLDGTLRNDWSSTLPEDDNSFLYPSLTSSFILTELPALKEQKWLSFAKVRLGWAQVGNDTDPYQLYKTYEALNSFDGNIVYSLPEKLNNPELKPEITSSWEAGLQLQLFNNLLGLDVTYYNNNSRNQIISLPTSDAFGYSYKLINAGKINNKGIEATLTVNPIRQRDWDWTAIANFSKNSNKIIKLSEAVNTLQLSNTLVSLVAKEGDSYGQIMGYDFVYAPDGQKVVDKDGVYMRTDQFVPLGSVLPDFLWSFQNQLRYKDFTFGFLIDSRVGGKFFSQTYKVGMYSGILKSTAADNIRETGTVLDGVTGDVVFNSDGTYSVSNTAQNSKNITAQAWAQNQYNGPTAYTVFDATFIKLRELTFGYTFRLPKWRIESVSVTAYARNLWNIYTKSKDIDPELTNSSGNVQGIEGGNIPTPVTYGLNLGFKF
- a CDS encoding Gfo/Idh/MocA family oxidoreductase, whose translation is MTLSSSQPKIRFGVIGTNFIVDKVLEGASFDSRFELTAIYSRTQEKADEFARKHNVPHTFTSLEAMAASGLIDAVYIASPNSLHASQSILFMQHGKHVLCEKPFASNTKEVKGMIAASRKNNVTLMEAMKPSLTPNFKALKNHISEIGTIRRYFSCYCQYSSRYDKLKEGVVLNAFDPTLSNGAVMDLGVYTIFPMVALFGRPLKISATGLKLSTGADGQGAVNLEYEGMNATVLYSKIADSALPTEIQGEDGTITADRINIIGKVSLKNRNGEEKIISSTDVIHEYYYEVAEFINLIQEGKRESEINSHENSLITIEIVDEIRKQLGVKYPADDK
- a CDS encoding DoxX family membrane protein gives rise to the protein MNEQTSYSRAQTFWLVVLRLLIGWHFLYEGIVKILNSGWSAYPYLMDSQGFFAEYFHNLAADPGFLAVSNYINIYGLTLIGLGLILGCFSRAASIGGIVFLALYYLSHPPFIGATYMMPTEGSYLWIDKNMIEIGALMVLFYFPTSQIIGLDRYINKLFKRK